In Novosphingobium sp. MMS21-SN21R, a single genomic region encodes these proteins:
- a CDS encoding F0F1 ATP synthase subunit delta, producing MEISGGITASLSGRYASALFDLANEQGFIAAVEADLEKLGAALSESADLASLINNPQVSREAAAGAVGGVASLLGLSDLTKNFLGVLAGNRRLSALPDVIRAFGMIAAAHRGEATAEVTSAHPLDDAQLAALTEKLKVREGKDIKLKTNVDPEILGGLVVKIGSQMIDSSIRTRLNSLAMAMKA from the coding sequence AGCTTGTCAGGGCGATACGCTTCGGCGTTGTTCGATCTGGCGAATGAACAGGGCTTCATTGCCGCTGTGGAGGCCGATCTGGAAAAGCTCGGCGCGGCGCTGAGCGAATCGGCAGATCTCGCCAGCCTGATCAACAACCCGCAGGTCAGCCGCGAAGCTGCTGCTGGTGCGGTGGGCGGCGTTGCCAGTCTGTTGGGTCTTTCGGACCTCACCAAGAATTTTCTCGGCGTTCTCGCCGGCAACCGCCGTCTTTCGGCGCTGCCCGACGTGATCCGCGCTTTCGGCATGATCGCCGCCGCCCATCGCGGTGAAGCGACTGCCGAAGTGACCAGCGCCCACCCGCTCGACGATGCCCAGCTCGCCGCCCTGACTGAAAAGCTCAAGGTTCGCGAAGGCAAGGACATCAAGCTCAAGACCAACGTCGATCCCGAGATTCTCGGCGGCCTTGTCGTGAAAATCGGCAGCCAGATGATCGACAGTTCGATCCGCACCCGTCTCAATTCCCTCGCCATGGCGATGAAGGCTTGA